CACGCCGGGATGCGCGAGCGCGATTTCGGACATGCGGCGGATGACGGCGTCGGTGCGGTCGAGCGAGGCGGCGGCGGGGAGCTGGGTGAAGGCGACGAGGTATTGTTTGTCCTGCGAGGGCACGAAGCCGGCGGGCGTCTTCTGGAAGAGGAGCGCGGTGACGCCGAGCAATCCCACGTAAACGATGAGGGCGATGACGGAGAGGCGCAGGAGACGGGCGACGCCGTTGGAATAGTTTTGGGAGATCCACTCGAAAAACCGGTTGAACGGGCGGAAAAACCAGCCGAACGCGAAATCCATGGCGCGGGTGACGCGGTCTTTCGGCGCGTGATGCGAGCGCAGGAGGAGCGCGCTGAGCGCGGGCGAAAGGGTCAGCGAATTGAACGCCGAGATGACGGTCGAGATGGCGATGGTGAGCGCGAACTGCTTGTAGAACTGGCCGGTGAGTCCGCTGATGAAGGCGGTGGGCACGAAGACGGCGGAGAGCACGAGCGCGACGGCGATGATCGGGCCGGTGACTTCGCGCATGGCGCGGCGCGTGGCCTCGACGGGGGAATGGCCGAGGGCGATGTTGCGCTCCACGTTTTCGACCACGACGATGGCGTCGTCCACCACGATGCCGATGGCGAGCACGATGCCGAAGAGCGAAAGGGCGTTGATGGAAAAACCGAGCGCGCTCATCGCGGCGAAGGTGCCGACGAGCGAGACGGGCACGGCGGCGAGCGGGATGATCGAGGCGCGCCAGGTTTGCAGGAAAAGGAGCACCACGAGGACGACGAGCACGATGGCCTCGATCAGGGTGTGCACGACGGCCTCGATGGAGCTGCGCACGAAGATGGTGGGATCGTAGACGATGTCGTAGGCGAGGCCTTCGGGGAAACGTTTGGCGAGATCGGCCATGGTGGCGCGGATGGCGTCGGACGTGGCGATGGCGTTGGAGCCGGGAAGCTGCGCGATGGGCAGGGCGACGGCGGCCTTGTTGTTGAGCAGCGAACGCAGCGAGTAGCTGTCGGCGCCGAGTTCGATGCGGGCCACGTCGGCGAGACGGACGCGTTCGCCGCCGGGGCCGGTCTTGATGATGATGTCGGCAAACTCCTCCTCGGTGATGAGGCGGCCGCCGGCGTTGATGAGCAGTTCGGTCTCGGAGAGGCGGGTGCCGGCGGGTTGCTGGCCGACGGCGCCGGCGGCGACCTGCACGTTTTGCTCGCGGATGGCGGCGACGACGTCGGACGCGGTGAGTCCGCGCGCGGCGACCTTGCCGGGATCGAGCCAGATGCGCATGGCGTAGTCGCCCGAGCCGAAGAGCCGCACCTCGCCGACGCCCTCGACCCGGGAGAGCACGTCCTTGACCTGGATCGTGGCGTAGTTGCGCACGTAGATGTCGTCGTAGCGGCCGTCGGGCGAGAAGAGGTGCACGACCATGAGGAGATCGGGCGAGGTTTTCGTCGTCGTGACACCGGCACGACGGACTTCCTCGGGCAGCTTGGGCAGCGCCTGGGCGACGCGGTTCTGCACCTGCACCTGGGCGGTGTCGAGGTCGGTGCCGAGGCGGAAGGTGATGGTGAGCGTCATCACGCCGTCGGCCGTGGCCTGCGAGAACATGTAGAGCGAACTCTCGACGCCGGTGATGGCCTGTTCGAGCGGCGCGGCGACGGTCTCGGAAATGGTTTTCGGGTTGGCGCCGGAATAGGTGGCGCGGACCACGACGGTCGGAGGCACGACCTCGGGATATTCGCTGATCGGCAGTCGGAAGAGGGCGATGGCGCCGACGAGGAAAATGACGATGGAGAGAACGCCGGCGAAGATCGGGCGTTTGATGAAGAAGTCGGAGAAGTTCATGCGGACGGGTGCAGGTAGGTAGCTGTCGACGCAAGTCGGCAGGCGCGGACGTGAAACCCACGCAGGCGGCCAGCGCCCTGACGAGCGCAGCTACGGGTGATGACTTTATCTGAGCGCGACAGTGGCGGCGGGAGTGGTCGCGGTATCGTTACTGGCGAGCTCCGGTGTGACGGTCATGCCAGGGCGCACGCGGTGGAGACCGTTGACGATGACGCGCTCGCCGGGCTTGAGGCCGTCGCGGACGACGCGCTGGCTGTCGAGCGCGGGGCCGATCCTGACGGTGCGGTAGGCGACGGTGTTGTCCGCTCCGACGGTGAAGACGAA
This genomic stretch from Termitidicoccus mucosus harbors:
- a CDS encoding efflux RND transporter permease subunit, whose amino-acid sequence is MNFSDFFIKRPIFAGVLSIVIFLVGAIALFRLPISEYPEVVPPTVVVRATYSGANPKTISETVAAPLEQAITGVESSLYMFSQATADGVMTLTITFRLGTDLDTAQVQVQNRVAQALPKLPEEVRRAGVTTTKTSPDLLMVVHLFSPDGRYDDIYVRNYATIQVKDVLSRVEGVGEVRLFGSGDYAMRIWLDPGKVAARGLTASDVVAAIREQNVQVAAGAVGQQPAGTRLSETELLINAGGRLITEEEFADIIIKTGPGGERVRLADVARIELGADSYSLRSLLNNKAAVALPIAQLPGSNAIATSDAIRATMADLAKRFPEGLAYDIVYDPTIFVRSSIEAVVHTLIEAIVLVVLVVLLFLQTWRASIIPLAAVPVSLVGTFAAMSALGFSINALSLFGIVLAIGIVVDDAIVVVENVERNIALGHSPVEATRRAMREVTGPIIAVALVLSAVFVPTAFISGLTGQFYKQFALTIAISTVISAFNSLTLSPALSALLLRSHHAPKDRVTRAMDFAFGWFFRPFNRFFEWISQNYSNGVARLLRLSVIALIVYVGLLGVTALLFQKTPAGFVPSQDKQYLVAFTQLPAAASLDRTDAVIRRMSEIALAHPGVANAIEFPGLSINGFTNSPNSGIVFVGLKDFEHRKSKDLSGPAIAQQLQQQFAEIQDGFIAIFPPPAVQGLGSIGGFKLYVQDRSDAGLDSLYAATQDLIGRANQTPGLAGIFSSYTVNTPQLEADIDRARAKTMGVPLQNVFETLQINLGSLYVNDFNRFGRTWQVLAQADADFRDSAEDIRRLKTRNAAGELVPLGSLVKVSETYGPDRVMRYNGYPAAEINGAPAPGTSSGDAEALMEKLAADTLPQGMATEWTELTFQRIIAGNTGIVIFPLSVLLAFLVLAAQYESFRLPFAVLLIVPMALLSAMAGVWITKGDNNIFTQIGLIVLIGLAAKNAILIVEFAVKLREEGRSIAEAAIEASRLRLRPILMTSIAFIAGVFPLVISTGAGSEMRRAMGVAVFAGMIGVTIFGLFLTPVFYVVLEKLGVKKPKPAPAPDKVASPTIATETN